The following coding sequences lie in one Oncorhynchus kisutch isolate 150728-3 linkage group LG27, Okis_V2, whole genome shotgun sequence genomic window:
- the LOC109883176 gene encoding ras-related protein Rab-31, producing MAIRELKVCLLGDTGVGKSSIVCRFVQDHFDHNISPTIGASFLTKTVPCGHELHKFLIWDTAGQERFHSLAPMYYRGSAAAVIVYDITKLDSFQTLKKWVKELKEHGPEDIVVAIAGNKNDLGDIREVPMKEAKDFAESIAAIFMETSARNAVNVEELFQKISKQIPPLENQDLDSNESFKIIRQPPPSNKRCC from the exons ATGGCAATACGGGAACTAAAAGTGTGTCTTCTTGGG GATACTGGAGTGGGCAAGTCTAGTATTGTATGTCGTTTTGTACAAGACCATTTCGACCACAACATTAGTCCAACTATAGG GGCATCGTTTTTAACCAAGACGGTCCCGTGTGGACACGAACTACACAAGTTCCTCATCTGGGACACAGCGGGACAGGAAAGG TTCCACTCGCTGGCCCCCATGTACTACCGAGGCTCTGCCGCAGCTGTCATTGTCTATGACATCACCAAACTG gactCTTTCCAGACACTGAAGAAATGGGTGAAGGAGCTGAAAGAACATGGTCCGGAGGACATCGTTGTGGCCATTGCAGGGAACAAAAACGACTTGGGGGACATCCG GGAAGTTCCTATGAAAGAAGCTAAGGACTTTGCTGAGTCCATCGCAGCTATTTTCATGGAGACCAGCGCCAGAAACGCTGTCAATGTGGAGGAGCTCTTTCAGAAGATCA gTAAACAGATTCCGCCCCTGGAGAATCAAGACTTAGACAGTAACGAGTCCTTCAAGATAATCCGGCAGCCTCCTCCCTCTAACAAACGCTGCTGCTAG